CGCTCTCCGCGGCCTGGTTCGCCGGCGACTGGCTGCTCGCCGACGCCCACGCGTACCAAGCCATCGGCTCCTCGAACCTGAGCATCGGACTGATCGCGGCCTTCGCCGGCTACCTGACGATCCTCCTCGCGGCCACTGGCCTTCCCGTGGTGCGCCGGGCCCTCGCCTCGCCGGACGCCGTGGCGCGGCTGACTCGGCCGCAGAGCGTCCGCGTGATGGGCGTCGTTCTGCTCATCGCGCTGGCGATCGGCAGACTGCCCGCCGCCTTCGCCCTACCCGCAGGGATAGGCGACATCGCGGTAGGACTCGCGGCGCCCCTCGCGGTCCGTGCGCTGCGGCATGCTCCCGCGACCGACCGGCTCCATCGGCGGGCCGTGACCTTCCATCTGCTGGGCCTCGCAGACCTCGTCATCGCGCTCGTCATGGGCGTCGTGTCCGGCCTGCTGGTTCTTTCACCGACCATGCAGCCCATCACGGCGATGCCGCTCGTTCTGGTGCCCACCCTGGCCGTCCCGACGGCCTTCGCCCTCCACCTCACCGCCCTGCGCCGGCTGCGCGCCGACCGAGCGGCCTCCCGCCCCGCCCGCACGACCGCCCGACACACCAACCGGGCCCGGCACCTGTACCCGAACCCGCACCCGCACCGGATGGCGCACTGGGTTGAGAGTCGGTACGCGCACCGGCTGCGGCGGGGGGCAGGCGGGGCGAACGGGGCGAACGGGGCACTCGGCCCCACCATCGTCCGGGGCGGCGAAGCAGCCGGCCCGGACGCGCCACACCCCGCTCCCCCGCGCCCAGCGCCGCGCCCTGACGCCCTGTGCTCACCATCCTCAGCGATCACGACTTCCCGGCCGGTGCCCACCAGCGCAGCTCCGCGCGGACAGGCGGCGCCCCGGACCCCTACGATGGCACTCACACGCGTTCAGGGCCGAGGAGTTGGGGAGTTGACGATGCCGGACGGCTTCGCGGAGATCGAGGAGAGCCAGCGCAAGCCGAGTATCGCGCGGGTCTACGACTACCTTCTGGACGGCAAGGACAACTACGCCGTCGACCGGCAGATCGGCGACCACTTCAAGGTCAACCTGCCCGGCTCGGTCGCCATCGCGCACACCAACCGCCAGGCACTGGTCCGCGCGGTGCGGGAGATCGCCGAATCCGGCATCCGGCAGTTCATCGACCTGGGCAGCGGACTGCCCACCGCGGACAACGTCCATCAGGTCGCCCAGCGCCACCAGCCCGGTTCGGCCGTGATCTACGTCGACTCGGACCCGATCGTGCTGAGCCACGGCCGGGCGCTCCTCGCCGAGAACTCCACCACCTCCGTGATCCAGGCGGACGTCCGCCGCCCCGAGGACATCCGCCGCCACCCGGAGACCCAGCGGCTCATCGACTTCCGGCAGCCGGTCGGGATCATCCTCAGCGCGATCCTCCACCACCTCAACGACGACGAGGACCCGATCGGGGTGGTGCGCTACTGGGCGGACCAGGTACCCAGCGGAAGCCACGTCTTCATCTCCCACTTCCGCTCCGGACACAACGAGGAGACCCGCGCCGCCCAGGGAAAACTCCTGGACACCTTCGGCCGCGGCCGCTGGCGCACGGACGAGGAGATCGGGGCTCTCTTCGGCGACCTGGAGCTGCTGGAGCCGGGGATCGTCCCGGCCGCGCTGTGGCGCCCGGACGCATCCGAACCCCATGAGTCGGCCCTGATCGGAGCCCCCGCAGGCGAGTTGGGGGTATGGGAACGGCTCATCGCCGCCGGTCTCGCCCGCAAGCCCTGACTCAGACAGCGAAGACCAGGCCAACGCCGCTACTTCCGGGGCTTCAGGCCCACCTTGGGCAGCTCCGGCGCAAGCAGCCGATCCCCGTCGTAGCCGTGCACCACACCGAAGCGGTCGCCCTCCATCCAGTCCCGGCGGGCTTGCAGGATCTCCTCGTTCGATCGGGCGACGAAGTTCCACCACATGACGATCTCCTCGCCGAACGGGGTTCCGCCGAGGAGGACGGCCCGGGCCGTCGCGCCCGAGGGGTTCACCACGGCGAGGCTCGCGCGGCCGGGGGCGGCGTAGCCCAACTCCCCCGGCTTCAACGGGGTTTCGGCGAGGACGACGGTGCCCTGGTCCACCAGCAGCCCGTGCTCGAAGGCCGGGTCCACCGCCAGCTCCACCGAGGCGCCCGGTTCGAGGGTGATCTCGGCGCCGAGCAGCGGGCTGAAGGCCCGCACCGGTGAGTGCGCACCGGCCAGCGAGCCGAGGAAGACCCGGAGTTCCGCGCCCTCCACCCGCACCGGCTCGGGTACGTAGTGCTGGAAGTCGCGCCCGGTCCGCCGGTGCTCCTCGGGCAGCGCGACCCAGAGCTGTACGCCGTGCAGCACGGTGGTCCGCTCGGTCGAGACCTCGGAGTGGGCGATGCCGTGGCCGCCGGTCATCAGGTTCAGCTCGCCCGGGCGCACGTAGGCGTGGTTGCCCATGCTGTCGCGGTGCTCGATCTCCCCGGTGAAGAGCCAGCTCACGGTCTGCAGCCCGGTGTGGGGGTGCGGCGCCACGTCCATTCCGCCCGTCGCGGCCACGTCGTCCGGTCCGTAGTGATCGGCGAAGCACCAGGCACCGATCAGCGATCGGCTCCGCTGCGGCAGAGTGCGGCGTACGGTCATCGCCCGCGGCCCGCCGAGGGGCACCTGGCGGGGCGTGAGGACCTCGATCCGCGGGGGCTCGGCGGGCGGAGTCGTTTCGCTTTCAATGACCATATGACGATCCTAGCCCCGCGGCCCAGGGCGCCTGGCGACGAACCACCGGCGCCGAACGGCGGGCTACCGGATCTCGTAGCTGCCGTCCAGCCGCGCCCGCCCGAGGAGGTGCCCGGCCATGGCCGCCGTCACCTGGCCGAGGGTGGCCCCGGCCGGGAGCTCGGAGGTCCGGTCGAGGGCGAAGAGCTGGAAGACGTAGGCGTGCGGCCCGTGTGAGCGGATCGGCAGCGGCCCCGCCCAGCCGCGGCGGCCGAGGGCGCCCTTTCCGTGGCGGAGGCCCGGCACCGGGCTGGGCTCGGCGAGGGCGTTCTCCGGAAGCCCGGGCAGCGCGGAGTCGATGCCCAGGGTGAGCGCGTGGAGGGCCGGCTTGCCGAGCGGCACATCCGGGTCCTCCGCGATCAGCACCAGTTCTGCGGTGCCGGCCGGCGGCGTGGTCCACTCCAGCGCGGGCGAGATGTTCGGGCCGAACATCCTCCCCCGGTACTTCTCCGGGATCGGGGCCTGATGCTCGAAGGCCGGGCTGGTCAGCGTGAAGTTCTCCGGCGCCCGCAGTTCGGGGCGGGCCCACTGGAGGCTTTGCTGCCCGGCGCGCCGATTGCGCAGCAGGACGCCGAGGGGATTCGCGGGCATGCTTCAGCTCTCCCTGACAGAGGGGCTCATCGCTTAGGTACACGAAAGATCTTTTTAGGTATACTAATGAGCCATGGAGAACCACGCAACCGCCCCCCAGCCGGCCGGAGCCGACCTCGGCGCCCAGCTGCGCTCGGCCGTGGGCCGCCTCTACCGCCGCTTCCGCAGTGAGCGGCCCGCGGGCGGCCTGGGGGACGTGGCGCTGGAGGTGCTGACCCGCCTCCACAAGCACGGGCCGCAGAGCCTGACCGAGCTCAGCCGGCAGGACCGGGTCTCCCCCGCCTCCATGAGCCAGACCGTCAACCGCCTCACCTCGGCCGGCTATGCCCTGCGCGCCCCCGACCCGGACGACGGCCGCCGCGTGCTCTTCGCCGCCACCCCGGCCGGCGACGAACTCGCGGGCGCCGCCCGGGCCCAGCGCCACGCCTGGCTGGACGCACGGCTGAACGCCCTCAGCGCCGAGGACCGCGCGGTGCTGGCCCGGGCCGCGGCACTGCTCAGCGACATCGCCGACTCCTGACCGGCCGTGCCCCGCATCGAAGCACCGCCCCACCCCCCACCACAGCCCGCCACCGCACCGAAACTCCCCACCGCCCTACCGAATGAGGAACCCCCGTCCACAGGCAGTGCGACACCGGTGACGAAGGCCGCGTCGTCCGAGGCCAGGAAGGCCACCCCGGAGGCGATCTCCTCCGGCCTGGCCAGCCGCCCCATCGGGATCGGCTTCGCCAGCTCGGCCTTCTCCGCCTCCACATCGCCCCCGGCGAGCAGCGCGTCCAGCAGCGGGGTGTCGCAGTCGGAGGGGCAGAGGGCGTTCACCCGGATCCCCTGCTTCGCGTACTGGACGGCCATCTGCCGGGTGAGGTTGAGCACTGCCCCCTTCGACGCGTCGTAGGCGCACTCGTCCGGCAGCGCGGTGAAGCCGAAGACGGAGGCGATGTTGACGATCGAGCCGCCGCCCGCCCGCAGGATCTCCGGGACGCCGTGCTTGCCGATCAGATACATGCTCTTGACGTTGACGCCCATCACCCGGTCCCAGTCGTCCTCCGAGCAGGCGACGACGTCCCCCTCGGCGGCCAGGATCCCGGCCGCGTTGACGATGACGTGCAGGGCGCCTAGCGCCTCGACGGTCCTGGACACGGCGGCGGCCACCTGCCGCCCCGAGGACACGTCGCACTCCACCGCGACCGCGGTGCCGCCGGACGCCTCGATCCTCTTGGCGGTCTCCTCGGCGGCCGGGAGCCGGATGTCCACCGCCGCGACCCGGGCGCCCTCCTCGGCCAGGCGCAGCGCGCAGGCCTGCCCGATGCCCGAGCCGGCACCGGTCACGAAGGCGGTCTTCCCCGTCAGTCCTCGCATGTCGTCTCCCTCTGGTCCCTCTCGGTTGCGGGTTTCGCCGGGCCCTCGGCCAGGCCCGGTCCGAGCGTCCGTCCGCCGCCGGCGCCGCTCACCCGGCCGGGGTGGAGGCGTCGGCGGCCAATGCCGCCTCGGCGGGCGCCGGGGAGCGCCGCCCCGCCCGCCGGGCGGCGACGTAGTAGAAGGGGCAGGTGACGATCAGGCCGACGATCCAGGAGATGTCCGCGCCGTTCAGCATGTGCGCCACCGGCCCGGTGAACAGCGCGCTGGAGAAGAACGGCACCTGCACCACGATGCCGACCAGATAGGCGACGATGGCCGCCGCGTTGTACCGCCCGTAGACCCCGCCGTCGGCGCTGAAGAAGGACCGGACGTCGTACTCCCCGTGCCGGACCAGGTAGTAGTCCACCAGGTTGACGGCGGTCCACGGAGTCAGCACATAGAGCAGCAGCGCGATGAAGTTCTCGTAGAAGACCAGGAAGTTGTCCTTGCCGGCGATGGCCAGCAGCAGCGCCACGAGGAAGACGACGATCGCGATCACCGCCCGCGCGCCGGCGCGCGGCACCCAGCTGCGCCGCACGGTCTGCCCCACAGTGATCACGCACAGGACCCCGCAGTAGAGGTTCATCGCGTTGGTGTTGGCGATGCCGATCGAGAAGACGATCAGGATCAGTGTGCTGATCCCCGGGGTGAGCGCGGAGAGGCCGCCGACCGGGTCGTCCCCGCCGACGGCCGCACCGGTGAGCGCGCCGAGGAGCATCGGCAGCACCGAACCGAGGACGCAGCCGCCGTAGGTGGCCCAGAAGGCCGGCCGGCTGCCGGTGCCCTTGGGCATGTAGCGGGAGTAGTCCGAGACATAGGGCGCGTAGGCGATCTGCCACAGCGCCGAGGCCGAGACGGTGCCGAGGAGCCCGGTGGCGGTCAGCGCCCCGTGGCTGAGGGTGCCGGCGGGCAGGCCGTGCTCGAAGAGGATCCAGCAGAAGGCCAGCAGCAGCGCCAGGCCCGCGGCGATGGTCATGACCTTGCTGTAGGCGTGGATCAGCTTGTAGCCGAAGATCGTGGCCGCCACGCTCACCAGCCCCACGATGACGATCCCGCCGGCGACCGAGATCCCCGGCGCCACGATGTGCAGCGACTGCCCGCCGAGTACCAGGTTCGAGGCGAAGTAGCCGGTGTACATCACGATGACCAGCACGACCACCAGCAGGGCGCCCCGGACGCCGAACTGACCCCGCGTCTGGACCATCTGCGGGACGCCGAGTTGGGGCCCCTGCGCGGAGTGGAGGGCCATGAAGACCCCGCCGACGGCGTTGCCGACGACGATCCCGGCCAGTGCCCACCACAGCGGCAGTCCGTACACCGTGGTGGCCAGTGCCCCGGTGACCACGGTGAGCACCATGATGTTGGAGCCGAACCAGATGGTGAAGAGATCGCGGGCCCGGCCGTGCCGTTCGTCCTCCGGGATCTGGTCGATGGTCCGCACTTCGACGGTCGGTGCCGGTGGAGCGGTGTCCATGCCGGGCCCCTCTCTGCTACCACGCCAGGTGTGTTGGAAGAACACCCTGATCCAGCCACCACTAACAGTCAATCGCATAATATTGTGGATATAGATCGGAAAAATCGATGCCCTATCCGAAGAGGGGTTCCATGCCCGGCGACTCGGCCTTCACCCTGGTCCAGCTGCGCTACTTCGCGGCCGCCGCGGAGACCGGAAGCATGACCTCCGCGGCCCGGCGCCTCCTGGTGTCGCAGTCCGCCGTCTCCACCGCCGTGGCCCAGCTGGAGCGGGCGCTCGGCGTCCAGCTGCTGATCCGGCACCACGCCAAGGGCCTCTCGCTGACCGCCGCAGGCGCCCGCTTCCTCCAGGAGTCCAGGAACCTCCTGGCGCACGCCGACGAACTGGTGGAGACGGCCCAGGGGCTGGGCGCCGCCCTCGCCGGCGAGCTCTCCGTCGGCTGCTTCCTCTCCCTCTCGCCGTTCGTACTGCCGCGGCTCTTCGCCGAGTTCACCGCCCGCCACCCCGGCGTGCGGCTGCAGGCGGTGGAGGGCGAGACCGAGGAACTGCAGGCCGCCCTGCTGGACGGGCGCTGCGAGATCGCCCTGATGTACCGCATGGACCTGGCCGATTCGCTGCTCACCGAGCAGATCGCGGAGGCCGCGCCGTACGCGCTGGTGCCGCCGGGCCATCGCCTCGCCGGGAGCAGGGGCGTGCGCATCGAGGAGCTCGCCGAGGACCCCTTCGTCCTCTACGACCTGCCGCACAGCCGGGAGTACTTCACCGAGCTGTTCGCGGCGGCCGGCCTCGCCATGCGGCCCGCGTACCGCAGCACCACCTTCGAGACCGTGCGCGCGCTGGTGGCCGCGGGCCAGGGGTACTCGATCCTCAACCAGCGCCCGGTCAGCGACACCACCTACGACGGCGGGCGGGCCGTGCCGGTGCCCCTGCTGGACCCGCTGCCCCCACTGCCGGTGGTCCTCGCCCGCCCGCGCGGCGTCCGGCCGACCCGCAGGGCGCAGGCCTTCACCGAGCTCGCCCGCAGGCTGCTCGGGACCGCATCCAGCGCCTCTCACCTGCCTGTATCTGAAAAACTGGGCCATTAGGCCCGAAAGATGTGTTGGACAAGAGTCTCCGCTCGGCCCGACGATTCTGCCGTGCGGAGACACGGTCGACCTGTCACACCGGAAGCGTCTCCGCCGGATAGGAGATGGGGATGCCGAACGAAGAGACAGACGTGGTCGTGGTCGGGGCGGGCCAGGCGGGCATCGCGATGAGCGAGCACCTGACGGCCGCCGGCGTCCCGCACGTGGTCCTGGAGCGGCACCGGATCGCCGAGCGGTGGCGCTCGGAGCGCTGGGACTCCCTGGTCGCCAACGGGCCGGCCTGGCACGACCGCTTCCCGAACATGGAGTTCGCCGGCGTGGACCCGGACGCCTTCGCCACCAAGGAGCAGGTCGCGGAGTACTTCGCCGCGTACGCCGAGAAGTTCGGGGCGCCCGTCCGCACCGGGGTGGAGGTGACCTCGGCGCGGCGGCACGAGGGCCGCCCCGGCTTCCGGGTCGAGACCTCCGAGGGCGCCATCGACGCGCGGTTCGTGGTCGCCGCCACCGGCCCGTTCCAGCGGCCGGTCATCCCGCCCATCGTCCCCGAGGACGCCGGTCCCCTCCAGCTGCACTCCAGCGGATACCGCAATCCGGCCCAACTCCCGGACGGCGCCGTGCTGGTGGTCGGCGCCGGCTCCTCCGGCGTGCAGATCGCCGACGAGCTCCGCCGCTCCGGGCGCCGGGTGTTCCTCTCCGTCGGCGCCCACGACCGTCCGCCCCGCCGATACCGCGGACGGGACTTCTGCTGGTGGCTCGGCGTCCTCGGGCTCTGGGACATGGAGACGCCGCCGCAGGGCGCCGAACACGTCAGCATCGCGGTCAGCGGCGCCCGCGGCGGCCACACCGTGGACTTCCGCCGACTGGCCGAGGACGGCGTCGAGTTGCTCGGGATGACCGCCTCCCACCGGGACGGCGTCCTCGGCTTCGCCTGCGACCTCGCGGCCAACATCCGGGCCGGCGACGAGAAGTACCTCGCGGTGCTCCGGCAGGCCGACGCGTATGTCCGGCGCAACGGCCTCGACCTCCCCGAGGAGCCGGAGGCGCACCGCCTCGGCCCGCTGCCGGAGTCGGCCACCGCGCCCCGCCTCGAACTCGACCTCGCCGAGGCCGGCGTCTCCACGATCGTCTGGGCCACCGGCTACTCCGCCGACTACGGCTGGCTGGAGGCCGACACCTTCGACGAGCGAGGCCGCCCGGTGCACAAGCGCGGTATCGCCGCTGAAGAGGGCGTCTACTTCCTCGGCCTCCCCTGGCTCTCCCGTCGCGGATCGAGCTTCATCTGGGGCGTCTGGCACGATGCCCGGCACATCGCCGACCACATCGCCACCCGGCGTTCCTACCTCGCCTTCGACGGCGCCGACCGGACCGCCCCGGCGCCGGCCGACGACGCACAGCACTGACCCCATCCACGAGGAGAGCGGACCATGAGCACAGACCCGATCACCGCCGGCGGCCACACCAGGATCAGGCCGTTCAACACCCGGGACACCTACCCGGAACAGAACCTCGACAACGACCTGTGCCAGGCCGTGGTCGCCGGGAACACGGTCTACGTCCGGGGCCAGATCGGGCAGAACCTGGACACCAGTGAGTCGGTCGGCATCGGCGACCCGGAGGCCCAGGCCGAGCAGGCGATGGCCAATATCGCCATGCTGCTGGAAGAGGCCGGCGCCAGGATGGAGCACCTGGTCAAGCTGACCGTCTACCTGGTCGACCCGCGCTACCGCGAGGCCGTCTACCGCACCGTCGGCCGCTGGACCAAGGGCGTCCACCCGATCTCGACCGGGCTGGTGGTCTCCGCCCTGGCCCGGCCGGAGTGGCTGTGCGAGATCGACGCGGTCGCGGTCATCCCCGGGGAGGCCCGATGACCCTCTCGCTGATCGCCCGGGACGGGGACCGGTTCGGCATCGCCGCCGGCTCCTCCAGCCCCGCCGTCCTGGCCCGGGTGGCGCACCTGCGCCCCGGGGTCGGCGTCGCCTCCTCGCAGAACATCACCGATCCCCGGCTGGGCACCCGGCTGCTGGACCGGCTCGCCGCCCACGGCGACGCCGAGCGGGCGCTCTCCGAGGTCGCCTCGTCCGCGCAGGACATCGAGTACCGGCAGCTCACCGTGCTCGGCCGGACCGGCCCCGGCTTCGCCTTCAGCGGCGCCCGGACCCTGGGCACCCATGCGACCGCGACCGGCGAGGGCGTGGTCGGCGCCGGCAACCTCTTGGCCGGTCCGCACATCCCCCAGGTGCTGGTGGACGCCTACGCCGCCACGGCCGGCCGGGAGTTGGAGGAGCGTCTCCTCCACGCCCTGCGGGCCGGCGTGGCGGCCGGGGGCGAGGAGGGCCCGGTGCGCTCGGCCGGCCTTGCGGTGGTCGCCGACGTGGACTGGCGGGTCAGCGACCTGCGGGTGGACTGGGCCGACGACCCGGTCGACCGCCTCGCGGAGCTGCTGGAGGTCTGGCTGCCGCAGCGCGACGACTACGTCCGCCGCGGCCTCGACCCGGCGGGCTCACCCTCCTACGGCGTACCGGGGGACCTGTGATGCCCGGCTCCATGGACGGCGCGCGGACCGGGGCGCTGGACGGACGGAAGGCGGCCGCCCGTGCGCGGGTCGAGCGGCACGCGGAGGAGCTGATCGCACTGTCCGAGCGGCTGCACGCCGACCCGGAGACCGCCTGGGAGGAGCACCGGGCCGCGGCCGCGGTCCCCGAACTCCTCGACCGGGCGGGCTTCGCGGTGACCCCGCGCTACCTCGGCCTGGACACGGCCTTCCATGCGCGCTTCGGCCAGGGCCCCGTCCGCATCGCGCTGTGCGCCGAGTACGACGCGCTGCCGGGCCTCGGGCACGCCTGCGGGCACGACCTGATCGCGGCAAGCGCGGTCGGCGCCGCCCTCGGCCTGGCCGCCGTCGCCGACGAGGCCGGGATCACCGTGGAGGTCTACGGCACCCCCGCGGAGGAGGGCGGCGGCGGCAAGATCGAGATGCTCGACCGCGGCGCCTTCACCGGGGCCGACCTGGCCATGATGGTCCACCCGGCGCCGGTGGACGTCGCCGAGGCCCGGCCGTTCGCGGTGAGCCACTCGCGGATCTCCTACACCGGCAGGTCCGCGCACGCCGCCGCCTACCCGGAGGCCGGCGTCAACGCCGCCGACGCGTTCACCGTGGCGCAGGTCGCGATCGGCCTGCTCCGCCAGCAACTGCCGCCCACCACCCGCGTCCACGGCATCGTCACCCACGCGGG
Above is a genomic segment from Phaeacidiphilus oryzae TH49 containing:
- a CDS encoding SAM-dependent methyltransferase, with the protein product MPDGFAEIEESQRKPSIARVYDYLLDGKDNYAVDRQIGDHFKVNLPGSVAIAHTNRQALVRAVREIAESGIRQFIDLGSGLPTADNVHQVAQRHQPGSAVIYVDSDPIVLSHGRALLAENSTTSVIQADVRRPEDIRRHPETQRLIDFRQPVGIILSAILHHLNDDEDPIGVVRYWADQVPSGSHVFISHFRSGHNEETRAAQGKLLDTFGRGRWRTDEEIGALFGDLELLEPGIVPAALWRPDASEPHESALIGAPAGELGVWERLIAAGLARKP
- a CDS encoding pirin family protein; its protein translation is MVIESETTPPAEPPRIEVLTPRQVPLGGPRAMTVRRTLPQRSRSLIGAWCFADHYGPDDVAATGGMDVAPHPHTGLQTVSWLFTGEIEHRDSMGNHAYVRPGELNLMTGGHGIAHSEVSTERTTVLHGVQLWVALPEEHRRTGRDFQHYVPEPVRVEGAELRVFLGSLAGAHSPVRAFSPLLGAEITLEPGASVELAVDPAFEHGLLVDQGTVVLAETPLKPGELGYAAPGRASLAVVNPSGATARAVLLGGTPFGEEIVMWWNFVARSNEEILQARRDWMEGDRFGVVHGYDGDRLLAPELPKVGLKPRK
- a CDS encoding YbhB/YbcL family Raf kinase inhibitor-like protein, encoding MPANPLGVLLRNRRAGQQSLQWARPELRAPENFTLTSPAFEHQAPIPEKYRGRMFGPNISPALEWTTPPAGTAELVLIAEDPDVPLGKPALHALTLGIDSALPGLPENALAEPSPVPGLRHGKGALGRRGWAGPLPIRSHGPHAYVFQLFALDRTSELPAGATLGQVTAAMAGHLLGRARLDGSYEIR
- a CDS encoding MarR family winged helix-turn-helix transcriptional regulator — encoded protein: MENHATAPQPAGADLGAQLRSAVGRLYRRFRSERPAGGLGDVALEVLTRLHKHGPQSLTELSRQDRVSPASMSQTVNRLTSAGYALRAPDPDDGRRVLFAATPAGDELAGAARAQRHAWLDARLNALSAEDRAVLARAAALLSDIADS
- a CDS encoding purine-cytosine permease family protein — protein: MDTAPPAPTVEVRTIDQIPEDERHGRARDLFTIWFGSNIMVLTVVTGALATTVYGLPLWWALAGIVVGNAVGGVFMALHSAQGPQLGVPQMVQTRGQFGVRGALLVVVLVIVMYTGYFASNLVLGGQSLHIVAPGISVAGGIVIVGLVSVAATIFGYKLIHAYSKVMTIAAGLALLLAFCWILFEHGLPAGTLSHGALTATGLLGTVSASALWQIAYAPYVSDYSRYMPKGTGSRPAFWATYGGCVLGSVLPMLLGALTGAAVGGDDPVGGLSALTPGISTLILIVFSIGIANTNAMNLYCGVLCVITVGQTVRRSWVPRAGARAVIAIVVFLVALLLAIAGKDNFLVFYENFIALLLYVLTPWTAVNLVDYYLVRHGEYDVRSFFSADGGVYGRYNAAAIVAYLVGIVVQVPFFSSALFTGPVAHMLNGADISWIVGLIVTCPFYYVAARRAGRRSPAPAEAALAADASTPAG
- a CDS encoding LysR family transcriptional regulator — encoded protein: MPGDSAFTLVQLRYFAAAAETGSMTSAARRLLVSQSAVSTAVAQLERALGVQLLIRHHAKGLSLTAAGARFLQESRNLLAHADELVETAQGLGAALAGELSVGCFLSLSPFVLPRLFAEFTARHPGVRLQAVEGETEELQAALLDGRCEIALMYRMDLADSLLTEQIAEAAPYALVPPGHRLAGSRGVRIEELAEDPFVLYDLPHSREYFTELFAAAGLAMRPAYRSTTFETVRALVAAGQGYSILNQRPVSDTTYDGGRAVPVPLLDPLPPLPVVLARPRGVRPTRRAQAFTELARRLLGTASSASHLPVSEKLGH
- a CDS encoding flavin-containing monooxygenase, whose protein sequence is MPNEETDVVVVGAGQAGIAMSEHLTAAGVPHVVLERHRIAERWRSERWDSLVANGPAWHDRFPNMEFAGVDPDAFATKEQVAEYFAAYAEKFGAPVRTGVEVTSARRHEGRPGFRVETSEGAIDARFVVAATGPFQRPVIPPIVPEDAGPLQLHSSGYRNPAQLPDGAVLVVGAGSSGVQIADELRRSGRRVFLSVGAHDRPPRRYRGRDFCWWLGVLGLWDMETPPQGAEHVSIAVSGARGGHTVDFRRLAEDGVELLGMTASHRDGVLGFACDLAANIRAGDEKYLAVLRQADAYVRRNGLDLPEEPEAHRLGPLPESATAPRLELDLAEAGVSTIVWATGYSADYGWLEADTFDERGRPVHKRGIAAEEGVYFLGLPWLSRRGSSFIWGVWHDARHIADHIATRRSYLAFDGADRTAPAPADDAQH
- a CDS encoding RidA family protein, producing the protein MSTDPITAGGHTRIRPFNTRDTYPEQNLDNDLCQAVVAGNTVYVRGQIGQNLDTSESVGIGDPEAQAEQAMANIAMLLEEAGARMEHLVKLTVYLVDPRYREAVYRTVGRWTKGVHPISTGLVVSALARPEWLCEIDAVAVIPGEAR
- a CDS encoding DUF1028 domain-containing protein → MTLSLIARDGDRFGIAAGSSSPAVLARVAHLRPGVGVASSQNITDPRLGTRLLDRLAAHGDAERALSEVASSAQDIEYRQLTVLGRTGPGFAFSGARTLGTHATATGEGVVGAGNLLAGPHIPQVLVDAYAATAGRELEERLLHALRAGVAAGGEEGPVRSAGLAVVADVDWRVSDLRVDWADDPVDRLAELLEVWLPQRDDYVRRGLDPAGSPSYGVPGDL
- a CDS encoding M20 family metallopeptidase, translating into MPGSMDGARTGALDGRKAAARARVERHAEELIALSERLHADPETAWEEHRAAAAVPELLDRAGFAVTPRYLGLDTAFHARFGQGPVRIALCAEYDALPGLGHACGHDLIAASAVGAALGLAAVADEAGITVEVYGTPAEEGGGGKIEMLDRGAFTGADLAMMVHPAPVDVAEARPFAVSHSRISYTGRSAHAAAYPEAGVNAADAFTVAQVAIGLLRQQLPPTTRVHGIVTHAGDAPNAIPERAEGRWYVRAETLAELERLEPRVLRAFEAGALATGCELDVEPESKPYAEFRADETALADYRANAVALGRRFAPAETAARMNRASTDMGNVSQVVPAIHPYIGIGSLPATNHQREFAAFCVGQAARRALLDGAVALAWTAVDRAARGPSAKP